From Rudanella lutea DSM 19387, a single genomic window includes:
- a CDS encoding M1 family metallopeptidase translates to MKKKLLSICLMLWSGSLLAQQAPSSFSANDRFEQLGPALPTPNTFRTSSGAPGKDYFENRADYDIKVTLDDANQKITGSEMVTYYNNSPDVLTYIWLQLDQNLFAKGSTASLTRTGGISEQGMSISQLSNLNSVRERSQNQPSDKYGYNITAVYDKARKPLKYTINQTMMRIELPTPLAPGKSVQFGVDWNYYVTEYYGRSGYEFFPKDGNYNYNIAHWFPRLCKYDDINGWQNKQFLGGSEFTLIFGNYKVAITVPADHVVAASGECQNYNQVLTPTQMQRLNQAKNAKTPVVIVTQAEAEAAEKNKATATKTWIYKADNVRDFAFASSRKYIWDAMQTDVYGNGRKIWSMSYYPKEGNPLWEKYSTRAVEHTLRSYGKRTFEYPYPVAISVHSVAGGGMEYPMISFNGGRPEADGTYSEQTKYGMIGVIIHEVGHNFFPMIVNSDERQWTWMDEGLNTFCQYLAEKEWDYNWPSRRGEPRDIVDYMKMDKNMLVPIMTSGENVILLGPNAYAKPATALNILRETVMGRELFDYAFKEYANRWKFKSPTPADFFRTMEDASGVDLDWFWKGWFYGVQPVDQDLVEVDWFQADNQNPEVNKALAREAAQRRNNTISKQRDAADKGNTVVAQDSTMKDFYNSYDPYAVTEQDKKRYQDYLASLTPEERKTVENSSTMNYYTLSLKNKGGLPMPVIIRMQFEDGTDSVARFPAEIWRFNDVQIKKVIATNKKVTQWTLDPFQEIADIDAENNSFPRVSTPTRFQLFRQRQGGFTPQPNPMQQQRQQAGQGAAPARQGTGRN, encoded by the coding sequence ATGAAGAAAAAGCTTTTGAGTATCTGTCTGATGCTTTGGTCGGGTTCGCTGCTGGCCCAGCAGGCCCCATCGAGCTTCAGCGCCAACGATCGCTTTGAACAGCTGGGACCCGCCCTACCTACGCCCAACACGTTCCGGACGTCGTCGGGGGCACCGGGTAAGGATTACTTCGAGAACCGCGCTGATTACGATATTAAGGTCACCCTCGACGATGCCAACCAGAAAATTACCGGCTCGGAGATGGTAACGTATTATAACAACTCGCCGGACGTGCTGACGTACATTTGGCTTCAACTCGATCAGAACCTGTTTGCCAAGGGCTCTACGGCCAGCCTGACCCGTACGGGCGGTATCAGCGAGCAGGGTATGAGCATCAGCCAGTTGAGCAACCTCAACTCTGTGCGTGAGCGTAGCCAGAATCAGCCTTCTGATAAGTATGGCTATAATATCACGGCGGTGTACGATAAAGCGCGCAAGCCCCTGAAATACACCATCAACCAAACCATGATGCGGATTGAGCTGCCGACGCCTTTGGCGCCCGGCAAGTCGGTGCAGTTTGGCGTAGATTGGAATTACTACGTGACGGAATACTACGGTCGCTCAGGCTACGAGTTTTTCCCGAAAGATGGCAACTACAACTACAACATCGCGCACTGGTTTCCGCGCCTGTGTAAGTACGACGACATAAACGGCTGGCAGAATAAGCAGTTTCTGGGCGGGTCGGAGTTTACGTTGATCTTCGGCAATTACAAGGTAGCCATTACCGTGCCGGCCGACCATGTTGTGGCTGCCTCGGGCGAATGCCAAAACTACAATCAGGTACTTACGCCAACGCAGATGCAGCGGCTGAACCAAGCCAAAAATGCCAAGACCCCTGTGGTGATTGTGACCCAGGCCGAGGCCGAAGCCGCTGAGAAAAATAAGGCAACGGCAACGAAGACCTGGATCTACAAAGCCGACAACGTTCGCGACTTTGCCTTTGCCTCATCGCGCAAATACATCTGGGACGCCATGCAGACCGATGTGTACGGGAACGGTCGTAAGATCTGGAGTATGTCGTACTACCCAAAAGAAGGCAATCCTCTTTGGGAAAAATACTCGACACGCGCGGTTGAGCACACCCTGCGGTCGTACGGCAAGCGCACGTTTGAGTACCCTTACCCTGTGGCTATTTCGGTACACTCAGTAGCGGGTGGCGGTATGGAATACCCCATGATTTCGTTCAATGGTGGTCGGCCAGAAGCGGATGGCACATACTCAGAGCAGACGAAATACGGCATGATTGGCGTAATCATCCACGAAGTTGGGCACAACTTCTTCCCGATGATCGTGAACTCCGATGAGCGGCAGTGGACCTGGATGGACGAAGGGCTGAATACATTCTGCCAGTATCTGGCCGAGAAAGAATGGGACTACAACTGGCCAAGCCGCCGGGGCGAACCACGCGACATTGTCGATTACATGAAGATGGACAAGAACATGCTGGTGCCCATTATGACGTCGGGCGAGAACGTGATTTTGCTCGGTCCTAATGCATACGCCAAACCCGCCACGGCGCTCAACATCCTGCGCGAAACGGTAATGGGCCGCGAGTTGTTCGACTATGCTTTCAAAGAGTATGCAAACCGCTGGAAGTTCAAGTCGCCAACCCCGGCCGATTTCTTCCGGACGATGGAAGATGCTTCGGGCGTTGACCTCGACTGGTTCTGGAAAGGCTGGTTCTATGGCGTACAGCCCGTGGATCAGGATTTGGTTGAAGTTGATTGGTTCCAGGCCGACAATCAGAACCCCGAAGTCAATAAGGCACTCGCCCGCGAAGCCGCGCAACGGCGCAACAACACCATTAGCAAGCAACGCGATGCGGCCGATAAAGGAAACACCGTCGTGGCGCAGGACAGCACCATGAAGGATTTCTACAATAGCTATGACCCATACGCTGTAACGGAGCAGGACAAGAAACGCTACCAGGATTATCTGGCAAGTCTTACCCCCGAAGAGCGCAAAACGGTTGAGAATAGCAGCACGATGAACTACTACACGCTTTCGCTCAAAAACAAAGGAGGATTGCCAATGCCGGTGATTATCCGGATGCAGTTCGAGGACGGCACCGACTCGGTGGCCCGCTTCCCGGCCGAAATCTGGCGCTTCAACGATGTGCAGATCAAGAAAGTGATTGCCACCAACAAAAAGGTGACGCAGTGGACGCTCGACCCATTCCAGGAGATTGCGGATATCGACGCCGAAAATAACTCGTTCCCACGGGTATCAACGCCTACCCGGTTCCAGTTATTCCGGCAGCGCCAGGGTGGCTTTACCCCGCAGCCTAACCCGATGCAGCAACAGCGGCAACAGGCGGGTCAGGGCGCAGCTCCCGCAAGGCAGGGTACCGGGCGCAACTAA
- a CDS encoding M1 family metallopeptidase, with amino-acid sequence MRNYFWLWLLAASISFVNAQTPPSTYSANTRFEQLGPMLPTPNTFRSSSGAPGKDYFQNRADYDIKAELDDANQRITGSETITYFNNSTDALTYLWVQLDQNLFRPEAIGNTARTNSINAERGASASQLDPSASLRTKNYGYNITSVRDAAGKPLKYTINQTMMRIDLPAPVAPGKSVQFGIDWNFNIVDAKSTGARSGYEYFPKDGNYVYEIAQWFPRMCAYDDANGWQNKQFLGQGEFTLIFGNYKVALTVPNDHVVGATGELQNPSQVLTPTQLARWNNAKGKGDKPGENPVLIVTQAEAEAAEKGKPTGKKTWIYKANNVRDFAFASSRKFVWDALNPNVEGKRVWAMSLYPKEANPLWGQYSTRLVAHTLRSYSKRTFGYPYPVAYSVHGPVGGMEYPMICFNGARPEPDGTYSQGTKNFLILVVIHEVGHNFFPMIVNSDERQWSWMDEGLNSFLEGLACLEWDPDFPAHGIEPQYITDYMRLNPSQQVPIMASSDNIPPNTFGPNAYSKPATGLNILRETIMGRELFDYAFKEYSRRWMFKSPTPADFFRTMEDASGVDLDWFWKGWFYSVQPVDQALTKVDWFQPASQNPEITKGEAREAAQRRNNTISKQRDAADKGNTVVAQDSTMKDFYNTYDPYAVTEQDKKRYQDYLASLTPEERKLAEGNTNYYTLSLQNKGGLPMPVIVRMEFEDGTDSIARFPAEIWRFNDVQIKKIITTNKKVKQWTLDPFSEIADINTEDNSFPPAPQQPTRFQLFKQQRGAGASAPNPMQQQRQQLNGAPAPARQGTGRN; translated from the coding sequence ATGAGAAACTACTTCTGGCTATGGCTTTTGGCCGCCAGTATCTCCTTCGTCAACGCTCAAACGCCCCCCTCTACGTACAGCGCCAACACGCGATTTGAGCAACTGGGGCCCATGCTCCCAACCCCCAACACGTTCCGAAGCTCATCGGGAGCACCGGGTAAAGATTACTTCCAGAACCGCGCCGACTACGACATCAAGGCAGAACTCGACGACGCTAACCAGCGCATCACGGGTTCGGAAACCATCACGTATTTCAACAACTCGACCGACGCTCTCACCTACCTGTGGGTTCAGCTCGACCAGAATCTGTTTCGGCCCGAAGCGATCGGCAACACGGCCCGTACCAACAGCATCAATGCCGAGCGTGGGGCATCGGCTTCGCAGCTTGACCCCAGCGCATCCCTGCGCACCAAAAATTACGGCTACAATATCACGTCGGTACGCGATGCGGCCGGCAAGCCGTTGAAGTACACCATCAATCAGACCATGATGCGCATCGACCTGCCCGCCCCGGTGGCACCCGGCAAATCGGTGCAGTTTGGTATCGACTGGAACTTCAACATTGTAGACGCAAAATCGACCGGAGCCCGGTCAGGCTACGAGTACTTCCCAAAAGACGGCAACTACGTCTACGAAATCGCTCAGTGGTTCCCGCGTATGTGCGCTTACGACGACGCGAACGGCTGGCAGAACAAGCAGTTTCTGGGACAGGGCGAGTTTACCCTCATTTTCGGTAACTACAAAGTTGCCCTCACCGTACCCAACGACCACGTTGTGGGCGCTACGGGTGAGCTGCAAAACCCGTCGCAGGTGCTGACACCTACGCAGCTGGCCCGTTGGAACAACGCGAAAGGTAAAGGCGACAAGCCGGGCGAAAATCCGGTTCTGATCGTGACGCAAGCCGAGGCCGAAGCGGCTGAAAAAGGCAAGCCCACAGGCAAAAAAACCTGGATCTACAAAGCAAACAACGTACGTGATTTTGCCTTTGCCTCATCGCGCAAGTTTGTCTGGGATGCTCTGAATCCCAACGTCGAAGGCAAACGGGTATGGGCTATGTCGCTTTACCCAAAAGAAGCTAACCCACTCTGGGGCCAATACTCAACTCGGCTGGTGGCCCACACGCTACGCTCGTACTCAAAACGTACGTTTGGCTATCCTTATCCAGTAGCCTACTCGGTACACGGCCCGGTGGGCGGTATGGAATACCCCATGATTTGCTTCAACGGTGCCCGCCCCGAGCCCGATGGTACGTATTCACAGGGCACCAAAAACTTCCTGATTCTGGTGGTCATCCACGAGGTTGGCCACAACTTCTTCCCGATGATCGTGAACTCCGACGAGCGTCAATGGTCATGGATGGACGAAGGCCTGAACAGCTTTCTGGAAGGCTTAGCCTGTCTGGAGTGGGACCCCGATTTCCCAGCCCACGGTATCGAGCCCCAATACATTACCGATTACATGCGCCTGAACCCATCGCAGCAGGTGCCCATTATGGCCAGCTCCGACAATATTCCGCCGAATACGTTTGGCCCCAATGCATACAGCAAACCCGCCACGGGCCTGAACATTCTGCGCGAAACGATCATGGGTCGTGAGCTCTTCGACTATGCGTTTAAAGAGTACTCACGCCGGTGGATGTTCAAGTCACCCACGCCAGCCGATTTCTTCCGGACGATGGAAGATGCCTCGGGCGTTGACCTCGACTGGTTCTGGAAAGGTTGGTTTTACAGCGTACAGCCCGTGGATCAGGCTCTGACGAAAGTCGACTGGTTTCAGCCAGCCAGCCAGAACCCGGAGATTACGAAAGGTGAAGCCCGTGAAGCAGCCCAACGGCGTAACAACACCATCAGCAAGCAACGCGATGCAGCCGATAAAGGAAATACCGTAGTGGCGCAGGACAGCACCATGAAGGATTTCTATAACACCTACGACCCCTACGCCGTAACCGAACAGGACAAGAAACGCTACCAGGATTATCTGGCAAGTCTTACCCCCGAAGAGCGTAAGCTGGCCGAGGGCAACACCAACTACTACACGCTTTCGCTGCAAAACAAAGGCGGACTGCCGATGCCCGTGATTGTTCGGATGGAGTTCGAGGACGGCACCGACTCGATTGCCCGCTTCCCGGCCGAAATCTGGCGCTTCAACGATGTGCAGATCAAAAAGATCATCACCACGAACAAGAAAGTGAAGCAATGGACACTGGACCCCTTCAGCGAAATTGCCGATATCAACACGGAAGACAACAGTTTCCCACCGGCACCGCAGCAGCCAACTCGGTTCCAACTGTTTAAGCAACAGCGCGGAGCGGGCGCTTCGGCCCCAAACCCGATGCAGCAACAGCGTCAGCAATTGAACGGGGCACCCGCCCCCGCCCGACAGGGAACCGGTCGCAACTAA
- a CDS encoding HupE/UreJ family protein codes for MSDFFIYLGLGFDHITDPSGYDHILFVIALCAIYTLREWRQVLILVTAFTVGHSITLALATLRLVEYRTDVIELLIPITILITAIVNFFQEDKTNRFRTRNRANRPWPRYILAAVFGLIHGLGFSNYLRSLLGRESSIWQPLLAFNIGLELGQLLIVLLILTVAWLAIEQLGARRHSWTLIISGIVAGMALSLILNNPLVAGE; via the coding sequence ATGTCTGACTTCTTCATCTACCTCGGGTTAGGTTTCGATCATATTACTGACCCAAGCGGCTATGACCACATTCTCTTTGTTATTGCACTCTGTGCCATCTACACCCTACGCGAATGGCGACAGGTCCTGATTCTGGTCACGGCCTTCACCGTTGGGCACTCCATTACGCTGGCGCTGGCTACGTTACGACTGGTTGAGTATCGTACCGATGTTATCGAACTACTCATCCCGATTACCATTCTGATTACGGCGATTGTCAACTTTTTTCAGGAAGATAAAACCAACCGGTTCCGCACCCGGAACCGCGCTAACCGCCCCTGGCCCCGGTACATACTGGCGGCTGTTTTTGGCTTAATTCACGGGCTGGGTTTCTCCAATTATCTCCGTAGTCTGCTCGGCCGCGAGTCGTCTATTTGGCAACCGTTACTCGCCTTCAACATTGGCCTTGAACTGGGGCAACTTCTGATTGTACTGCTCATTCTGACCGTTGCCTGGCTCGCTATTGAGCAATTGGGCGCACGCCGACACTCCTGGACACTCATTATATCAGGAATTGTGGCCGGAATGGCCCTTTCATTAATTTTGAATAACCCGCTGGTAGCCGGTGAATAG
- a CDS encoding NADH-quinone oxidoreductase subunit D, translating to MTTTQTLDYTPGAGLIKTQSTSADTYLLDSETNFYRPEDLAEGQMILNMGPQHPSTHGVLRLEVVTDGEIIVDTVPHMGYLHRCFEKHAQSLPFNQTIPFVDRLDYLAAMNSEHVFVMGVEKMLGIQGDIPKRIEYIRVLVAELNRIASHFVAIGTYAIDIGAYTPFLYYMRDREHIQRMLEWVSGARMLYNYIWIGGLFYDLPVGFEERCRELVTYLVPKLTELEQLVSDNEIFVKRTAGVGVLPLAVAINYGCTGPVLRGSGLRYDLRRVDGYSVYPELDFEIPIGTGQVGTVGDCWDRNYIRIRECRESLRIISQCLDQLTGPHKRTRDFDPHAILPKKIRPKAMDVYVRGESAKGELGFFFRTDGRSDIPVRCKCRACSFHNLSVLPEISKGAMIADLVAILGSIDIVMGELDR from the coding sequence ATGACGACGACACAAACGCTTGATTATACCCCCGGTGCAGGCCTGATTAAGACCCAATCGACCTCAGCGGATACCTATCTGCTCGATTCGGAAACCAACTTCTACCGGCCCGAAGACCTGGCCGAGGGGCAGATGATTCTGAACATGGGGCCGCAACACCCCTCAACCCACGGCGTATTGCGGCTTGAAGTAGTTACCGATGGCGAAATTATTGTCGACACGGTACCACATATGGGCTATCTGCATCGATGCTTTGAAAAGCATGCCCAGTCGCTCCCGTTTAATCAAACGATTCCGTTTGTCGATCGGCTCGATTACCTGGCTGCGATGAACTCCGAGCATGTGTTTGTGATGGGCGTGGAAAAAATGCTTGGCATTCAGGGCGATATACCTAAACGGATTGAGTACATCCGGGTACTGGTAGCTGAGCTGAACCGGATTGCTTCGCACTTTGTGGCTATTGGCACGTACGCCATCGACATTGGTGCCTACACGCCCTTTCTGTACTACATGCGCGACCGCGAGCATATTCAGCGCATGCTCGAGTGGGTGAGTGGGGCGCGAATGCTCTACAATTACATCTGGATTGGCGGTCTGTTTTACGACTTGCCCGTGGGATTTGAAGAACGTTGCCGCGAGCTGGTTACCTATTTGGTACCAAAGCTCACCGAACTGGAGCAGCTTGTGAGCGACAACGAGATTTTTGTGAAGCGCACAGCGGGAGTGGGCGTGTTGCCCCTGGCGGTGGCCATCAACTACGGTTGCACCGGCCCAGTACTGCGGGGGTCGGGCCTACGGTACGATCTTCGCCGGGTGGATGGGTACTCGGTATATCCCGAACTCGACTTTGAGATTCCGATTGGTACCGGGCAGGTGGGCACCGTGGGCGACTGCTGGGACCGCAACTACATCCGGATTCGGGAGTGCCGCGAGTCGCTCCGTATCATAAGCCAATGCCTCGATCAACTCACGGGCCCCCACAAACGCACCCGCGACTTCGACCCACACGCCATATTGCCAAAAAAAATCCGGCCCAAAGCCATGGATGTGTACGTGCGGGGCGAAAGTGCCAAAGGTGAGTTGGGCTTCTTTTTCCGAACCGACGGCCGCTCCGACATTCCGGTACGGTGCAAGTGCCGGGCCTGCTCGTTTCACAACCTGTCGGTCCTTCCCGAAATCAGTAAAGGGGCCATGATCGCCGACCTCGTTGCCATTCTGGGCTCGATTGATATTGTGATGGGAGAACTGGACAGATAA
- the rpmG gene encoding 50S ribosomal protein L33 has translation MAKKGNRIQVILECTEQKDSGVPGMSRYITTKNRKNTPSRIERKKYNPFLKRVTLHKEIK, from the coding sequence ATGGCTAAGAAAGGCAATAGAATTCAGGTTATTTTGGAGTGCACCGAGCAAAAAGACTCTGGTGTTCCAGGCATGTCGCGGTACATTACTACGAAAAACCGCAAGAATACGCCGAGCCGTATCGAGCGTAAGAAATACAACCCATTTCTGAAGCGTGTAACGCTCCACAAAGAAATTAAATAA
- a CDS encoding DUF4295 domain-containing protein → MAKKVVATLKTKDNGKAFAKIIKAVKSPKTGAYTFKEEMVPVDEVQNALKA, encoded by the coding sequence ATGGCAAAGAAGGTAGTTGCAACCCTGAAAACGAAGGACAACGGTAAGGCATTCGCCAAGATTATCAAAGCCGTTAAGTCGCCAAAAACTGGCGCCTACACCTTTAAGGAAGAAATGGTCCCGGTGGACGAGGTGCAGAATGCGCTGAAAGCTTAG